The following coding sequences are from one Neodiprion lecontei isolate iyNeoLeco1 chromosome 7, iyNeoLeco1.1, whole genome shotgun sequence window:
- the LOC124295438 gene encoding uncharacterized protein LOC124295438, whose amino-acid sequence MSSLSLLPNVKQADADGDLKNSATVEGGKLRTESKDGKAALLGKVRKTEGDGGLDFSSKLDAYQRYGRKKDDSDATMKRKMKTEWKSRRGKFSGGKSNKHRGYNGEDDDDAGEADGLDADEKGTVESLPSCLSISATGSEEIPLSHDGRWLRRHFKKPLTHALRDIANKKPADPVGYLAFWLRKYRSNEEHWQRKQQFENELRRLRIEPMLQPEEAIEDLEMEYSVGEEGGGNADWNYQNYHPTTPDLHPAETCTKCRFEDGDSMPMLRGIILIVE is encoded by the exons ATGTCATCGTTGTCGCTCTTGCCAAATGTAAAGCAGGCTGATGCCGAtggagatttgaaaaattcggcGACTGTCGAAGGAGGAAAATTGCGGACTGAGTCCAAAGACGGAAAAGCAGCCCTTCTTGGCAAGGTGAGAAAAACCGAGGGTGATGGAGGTCTCGATTTTTCTTCGAAGCTGGATGCGTATCAACGTTacggaagaaagaaagacgaCTCCGACGCTACgatgaaaaggaaaatgaaaacagagtGGAAATCTCGGAGGGGAAAATTCTCCGGAGGAAAATCCAATAAGCATCGAGGATATAACGGGGAAGACGATGATGATGCTGGGGAAGCTGACGGACTCGATGCAGACGAAAAAGGAACTGTCGAAAGCCTTCCGAGCTGCTTGAGCATCTCTG CAACCGGAAGTGAGGAAATACCGCTTTCGCACGACGGTCGTTGGCTGCGTAGACACTTCAAGAAGCCCTTGACACACGCTTTGAGAGATATAGCGAATAAAAAACCAGCCGATCCTGTTGGCTACCTTGCCTTTTGGCTGCGGAAATATCGCAGCAACGAGGAACACTGGCAACGGAAACAGCAGTTTGAAAACGAGCTGCGTCGGTTGAGAATTGAGCCGATGCTCCAGCCCGAG GAAGCCATCGAAGACTTAGAGATGGAGTATTCAGTAGGAGAAGAAGGTGGCGGGAATGCTGATTGGAATTACCAAAATTATCATCCTACAACTCCAGATCTACACCC CGCGGAAACTTGTACGAAATGCCGATTTGAGGATGGAGATTCGATGCCGATGCTCCGCGGCATCATTCTTATTGTAGAATga
- the LOC107220586 gene encoding DNA-3-methyladenine glycosylase-like, with protein MTPKKMRLATKVQNLVRNRKQLEAENGIALESDVPKAASKTSTTMEIAKGKAKLNLGSLLPKGTEPDKVKSNKRLLRAVVDMEMMKSELKQRQDPPTTSEEQLLSANRLGFEFFDVPSETLAKNLLGKILVRRLENGTILKGKIVETEAYLGGEDRASQTYRNKITPRNVPMYMPPGTIYVYLTYGMYHCFNISSKGEGSGVLIRALAPIEGMDQMAEFRNLPLPGSKSKQGVDRPKKSAKNFKVHELSNGPSKFCIAFALSRDHTKYSACEWRGLWIENGEENEGDGVIEIVKCPRIGIDSAGPEWAMKPLRFYVLGDRSVSKIDKKIEAELRM; from the exons ATGACTCCAAAAAAAATGAGACTCGCCACCAAAGTGCAGAATCTCGTGAGAAATAGAAAACAG CTTGAAGCAGAAAATGGCATAGCACTGGAGTCTGATGTACCCAAGGCTGCATCTAAGACGAGCACTACGATGGAAATAGCAAAGGGAAAGGCGAAGTTAAACTTGGGAAGCCTGCTGCCTAAAG GAACGGAGCCTGATAAAGTAAAATCTAATAAACGTCTGCTGCGGGCAGTCGTGGATATGGAAATGATGAAAAGTGAACTGAAGCAGCGTCAAGATCCACCCACAACTTCGGAGGAACAGCTTTTGTCCGCCAACCGACTTggtttcgaatttttcgacGTCCCAAGTGAGACACTGGCGAAAAATCTTCTAG GGAAGATTCTGGTGAGACGACTGGAGAACGGCACCATTTTGAAGGGCAAAATAGTCGAGACCGAGGCGTATCTTGGTGGCGAAGACCGGGCGTCGCAGACCTACAGGAACAAAATCACCCCCCGTAACGTCCCCATGTACATGCCACCCGGAACGATTTACGTCTATCTGACGTACGGCATGTATCACTGCTTCAACATATCCTCCAAAG GTGAAGGAAGCGGCGTGCTAATCAGAGCGCTGGCGCCTATCGAGGGAATGGACCAGATGGCAGAGTTTAGAAATTTGCCACTACCAGGTTCGAAGTCGAAGCAAGGCGTCGACAGGCCAaaaaaatcggcgaagaactTCAAAGTCCACGAGCTCAGCAATGGTCCGTCAAAATTTTGCATAGCGTTCGCGCTCAGTAGAGATCACACAAAGTATTCAGCATGCGAATGGCGAGGGCTGTGGATCGAGAATGGCGAAGAAAACGAAGGAGATGGCGTCATCGAAATAGTAAAGTGCCCGAGAATCGGTATCGACAGCGCTGGTCCCGAGTGGGCAATGAAACCTCTGAGATTTTACGTGCTTGGCGATCGGTCTGTTAgcaaaatagataaaaaaattgaagcagAACTCAGAATGTAG
- the LOC107220605 gene encoding vacuolar protein sorting-associated protein 18 homolog isoform X1: MTSIFDQYEQDSQRSKHPVAPSIRPDISTTGFIHMKLRDDGPIFTKQKVNFLPSDDITHLAVSSNLIVIAMANNVLLRIDMKHPDKPEDIDISKYSANMKLSGLFLDPLGYHLLLAMVPSKGETPPAELFYLHRKTTKLKQAGKFRGHEITAVGWNFANTSETTSGPILLGTSKGLIFETEIALDGDKIFNTSLEQYWRQLPNYLPLYGSKEVDGLVFDIGEESKPPITGLEFHRLGNSDRYVVVVTTLIRIYQYIGSVTTLDEKPLLQQIFNRYLNAKERFNQLDSTLPYSKMQFYYSEPKQLPKSFGWLTETGIVYAQIDPNVDPKNVLVNKKVITCPETSLIGGNISHSSERPLSFVLTEFHTLLLYSDRVKGLCLLNQELIFEDIYNDAFGKLVNITKDPMTGSIWAFSERAVFKYKVTKEDRNVWQIYVDKGEFDLAKKYCKDNPAHIDHVLVKQAEMLFGNKEYDQSAIIYADTHSSFEEVSLKFLQEWQIEALKTFLKKKLEGLKPQDKTQVTMIVIWVVELFMNQMGALRGDHTSHLHNPRYQELQKQFDSFLAIPKVEECIRMHKSSIYDLMASHGDKENLIRLTIMHRNYEEVIRQHLYKNNYMEALNVLKSQGNRELFYQFAGTLLQELPKPTALALISQGSMLKPSKLLPALVSCNNDEKHAQEVIRYLEFCIYKQGCQEQAIHNYLLSLYTRYKPDEVLRYISSQGQDIGMVPYDVHFALRLCQEVKLTKACVQLSALLGLWTAAVDLALTISVDLAKQIASMPSQNDDELRKKLWLKIAEHVVRERDDIKQAMEFLQQCDLVRIEDILPFFSDFVTIDHFKDAICNSLQEYNQHIQDLKEEMEEGTKAAELIRKDIQSFRNRCIFIPAKDTCNTCDVQLLLRSFYVFPCGHRFHSDCLVAALIPMLSMEQRTKLADLQRQLTTVSGKAEDTNSIGSVSLSTKDQIKADIDDLIASECIYCGELMIESIDKPFIEEEDYERVMKEWD; encoded by the exons ATGACATCTATATTCGATCAGTACGAGCAAGATTCTCAGAGGTCAAAACATCCTGTGGCTCCGTCTATCAGGCCTGATATC AGCACGACTGGATTCATTCACATGAAGCTTCGGGATGATGGTCCCATATTCACCAAACAGAAGGTGAATTTCTTGCCCTCGGACGATATCACGCATCTCGCAGTCAGCAGCAACTTGATTGTCATCGCCATGGCCAACAACGTTCTATTACGCATAGACATGAAGCACCCAGACAAACCTGAGG ACATCGACATCTCAAAGTACTCGGCGAACATGAAATTGTCCGGTCTTTTTCTGGATCCCCTTGGATATCATCTGCTACTCGCAATGGTTCCTAGCAAAGGGGAGACTCCGCCTGCAGAGCTCTTCTATCTACACAGAAAAACGACAAAACTTAAGCAG GCTGGAAAATTCAGAGGTCATGAGATCACTGCTGTAGGATGGAATTTCGCCAACACTTCAGAGACCACCTCGGGTCCTATACTGCTCGGAACGTCAAAGGGGCTGATTTTTGAGACTGAAATCGCGCTTGATGGTGACAAGATATTTAACACGAGCCTGGAGCAGTATTGGAGGCAG CTTCCCAATTATCTGCCTCTCTACGGCAGTAAAGAGGTAGACGGACTC GTATTCGACATAGGCGAGGAGAGTAAGCCGCCCATCACAGGTCTGGAGTTTCATAGATTGGGAAACAGTGACAGATACGTAGTGGTGGTTACAACTCTGATCAGGATTTACCAGTACATTGGCTCCGTCACTACTTTGGACGAGAAGCCGCTGCTTCAGCAGATTTTCAACAGATATTTAAACGCCAAGG AGAGATTCAATCAGTTGGACAGCACCCTGCCTTATTCAAAAATGCAGTTCTATTACTCGGAACCCAAACAGCTGCCAAAGTCTTTTGGCTGGTTGACTGAAACCGGTATAGTATACGCTCAGATCGATCCCAACGTCGACCCGAAAAACGTGTTGGTGAATAAAAAGGTGATAACGTGTCCGGAAACGAGTCTGATTGGTGGAAACATTTCGCATTCATCGGAAAGGCCGCTATCGTTTGTGCTGACCGAATTTCATACGCTGCTTTTGTACTCGGACCGCGTCAAGGGACTTTGCCTTCTCAACCAAGAGCTGATCTTTGAAGACATCTACAACGAT GCATTCGGCAAGCTCGTCAACATAACTAAGGATCCCATGACAGGCTCTATATGGGCCTTTAGCGAACGCGCCGTCTTCAAATACAAAGTCACCAAGGAGGACAGGAACGTTTGGCAG ATTTACGTCGACAAGGGTGAATTCGATCTGGCCAAGAAATACTGTAAGGATAACCCGGCGCACATCGATCACGTGCTCGTAAAACAGGCGGAAATGTTATTTGGAAACAAGGA ATACGATCAGAGTGCGATCATTTACGCCGACACGCACTCGTCGTTTGAGGAGGtgtcattgaaatttttgcagGAGTGGCAAATCGAGGCATTGAAAACGTTTCTGAAAAAG AAATTAGAGGGACTCAAACCGCAGGATAAAACTCAGGTGACAATGATAGTCATCTGGGTTGTGGAACTATTCATGAACCAAATGGGTGCTCTGAGAGGCGACCACACTTCGCATCTCCATAATCCGCGATATCAAGAACTgcagaaacagtttgataGCTTTTTGGCAATACCGAAAGTTGAG GAGTGCATCCGAATGCACAAAAGCTCGATATACGACTTGATGGCGAGCCATGGAGACAAGGAGAACTTGATTCGCCTGACGATAATGCACCGCAACTACGAGGAAGTAATACGCCAGCATCTGTACAAAAACAACTACATGGAGGCTCTGAACGTTCTGAAAAGTCAGGGGAACAGAGAATTGTTCTATCAATTCGCAGGCACGCTCTTGCAGGAGCTTCCGAAACCCACTGCACTCGCGCTCATCTCTCAAGGCTCGATGCTCAAGCCGTCCAAGCTTCTGCCTGCTCTGGTCTCCTGCAACAACGACGAGAAACAC GCCCAGGAAGTGATTCGCTACCTGGAATTCTGCATCTACAAACAAGGATGCCAGGAGCAGGCGATCCACAATTACCTTCTGTCTCTGTACACACGCTACAAGCCAGACGAGGTGCTGCGATACATCAGTTCCCAAG gtcAAGATATCGGCATGGTTCCGTACGACGTTCATTTTGCACTGCGGCTCTGTCAGGAGGTGAAACTAACCAAGGCCTGTGTCCAGCTATCGGCGCTGCTTGGGCTCTGGACGGCAGCGGTTGACTTGGCGTTGACAATAAGCGTCGATTTGGCCAAGCAGATCGCCTCTATGCCTTCGCAGAACGACGACGAGCTAAGGAAGAAGCTTTGGCTAAAAATAG CTGAGCATGTGGTGAGAGAGCGGGATGATATCAAACAGGCAATGGAGTTTCTGCAGCAGTGCGATTTGGTCAGAATCGAAGACATTCTTCCGTTTTTCTCGGATTTCGTAACCATCGATCATTTCAAAGACGCCATCTGCAACTCTTTACAg GAGTATAATCAACACATCCAAGATCTCAAGGAGGAGATGGAAGAGGGGACCAAGGCAGCGGAGCTGATCAGGAAAGATATACAGTCGTTTAGAAACAG ATGCATTTTCATCCCGGCCAAGGACACCTGCAACACTTGCGATGTTCAGCTGCTGCTCAGGTCGTTTTATGTATTTCCCTGTGGCCACAGATTCCACAGCGATTGTCTTGTCGCCGCCCTCATTCCCATGCTCTCCATGGAGCAGAGAACGAAGCTCGCCGATCTCCAGCGTCAGTTAACCACCGTTTCTGGGAAAGCGGAGGACACAAATTCCATCGGCTCAGTTTCCCTGTCCACCAAAGATCAGATCAAAGCTGACATCGACGATCTTATCGCTTCCGAGTGCATCTACTGCGGAGAGCTGATGATCGA atcGATAGACAAGCCGTTCATCGAGGAGGAAGATTACGAGAGAGTGATGAAAGAGTGGGACTGA
- the LOC107220605 gene encoding vacuolar protein sorting-associated protein 18 homolog isoform X2: protein MTSIFDQYEQDSQRSKHPVAPSIRPDISTTGFIHMKLRDDGPIFTKQKVNFLPSDDITHLAVSSNLIVIAMANNVLLRIDMKHPDKPEDIDISKYSANMKLSGLFLDPLGYHLLLAMVPSKGETPPAELFYLHRKTTKLKQAGKFRGHEITAVGWNFANTSETTSGPILLGTSKGLIFETEIALDGDKIFNTSLEQYWRQVFDIGEESKPPITGLEFHRLGNSDRYVVVVTTLIRIYQYIGSVTTLDEKPLLQQIFNRYLNAKERFNQLDSTLPYSKMQFYYSEPKQLPKSFGWLTETGIVYAQIDPNVDPKNVLVNKKVITCPETSLIGGNISHSSERPLSFVLTEFHTLLLYSDRVKGLCLLNQELIFEDIYNDAFGKLVNITKDPMTGSIWAFSERAVFKYKVTKEDRNVWQIYVDKGEFDLAKKYCKDNPAHIDHVLVKQAEMLFGNKEYDQSAIIYADTHSSFEEVSLKFLQEWQIEALKTFLKKKLEGLKPQDKTQVTMIVIWVVELFMNQMGALRGDHTSHLHNPRYQELQKQFDSFLAIPKVEECIRMHKSSIYDLMASHGDKENLIRLTIMHRNYEEVIRQHLYKNNYMEALNVLKSQGNRELFYQFAGTLLQELPKPTALALISQGSMLKPSKLLPALVSCNNDEKHAQEVIRYLEFCIYKQGCQEQAIHNYLLSLYTRYKPDEVLRYISSQGQDIGMVPYDVHFALRLCQEVKLTKACVQLSALLGLWTAAVDLALTISVDLAKQIASMPSQNDDELRKKLWLKIAEHVVRERDDIKQAMEFLQQCDLVRIEDILPFFSDFVTIDHFKDAICNSLQEYNQHIQDLKEEMEEGTKAAELIRKDIQSFRNRCIFIPAKDTCNTCDVQLLLRSFYVFPCGHRFHSDCLVAALIPMLSMEQRTKLADLQRQLTTVSGKAEDTNSIGSVSLSTKDQIKADIDDLIASECIYCGELMIESIDKPFIEEEDYERVMKEWD from the exons ATGACATCTATATTCGATCAGTACGAGCAAGATTCTCAGAGGTCAAAACATCCTGTGGCTCCGTCTATCAGGCCTGATATC AGCACGACTGGATTCATTCACATGAAGCTTCGGGATGATGGTCCCATATTCACCAAACAGAAGGTGAATTTCTTGCCCTCGGACGATATCACGCATCTCGCAGTCAGCAGCAACTTGATTGTCATCGCCATGGCCAACAACGTTCTATTACGCATAGACATGAAGCACCCAGACAAACCTGAGG ACATCGACATCTCAAAGTACTCGGCGAACATGAAATTGTCCGGTCTTTTTCTGGATCCCCTTGGATATCATCTGCTACTCGCAATGGTTCCTAGCAAAGGGGAGACTCCGCCTGCAGAGCTCTTCTATCTACACAGAAAAACGACAAAACTTAAGCAG GCTGGAAAATTCAGAGGTCATGAGATCACTGCTGTAGGATGGAATTTCGCCAACACTTCAGAGACCACCTCGGGTCCTATACTGCTCGGAACGTCAAAGGGGCTGATTTTTGAGACTGAAATCGCGCTTGATGGTGACAAGATATTTAACACGAGCCTGGAGCAGTATTGGAGGCAG GTATTCGACATAGGCGAGGAGAGTAAGCCGCCCATCACAGGTCTGGAGTTTCATAGATTGGGAAACAGTGACAGATACGTAGTGGTGGTTACAACTCTGATCAGGATTTACCAGTACATTGGCTCCGTCACTACTTTGGACGAGAAGCCGCTGCTTCAGCAGATTTTCAACAGATATTTAAACGCCAAGG AGAGATTCAATCAGTTGGACAGCACCCTGCCTTATTCAAAAATGCAGTTCTATTACTCGGAACCCAAACAGCTGCCAAAGTCTTTTGGCTGGTTGACTGAAACCGGTATAGTATACGCTCAGATCGATCCCAACGTCGACCCGAAAAACGTGTTGGTGAATAAAAAGGTGATAACGTGTCCGGAAACGAGTCTGATTGGTGGAAACATTTCGCATTCATCGGAAAGGCCGCTATCGTTTGTGCTGACCGAATTTCATACGCTGCTTTTGTACTCGGACCGCGTCAAGGGACTTTGCCTTCTCAACCAAGAGCTGATCTTTGAAGACATCTACAACGAT GCATTCGGCAAGCTCGTCAACATAACTAAGGATCCCATGACAGGCTCTATATGGGCCTTTAGCGAACGCGCCGTCTTCAAATACAAAGTCACCAAGGAGGACAGGAACGTTTGGCAG ATTTACGTCGACAAGGGTGAATTCGATCTGGCCAAGAAATACTGTAAGGATAACCCGGCGCACATCGATCACGTGCTCGTAAAACAGGCGGAAATGTTATTTGGAAACAAGGA ATACGATCAGAGTGCGATCATTTACGCCGACACGCACTCGTCGTTTGAGGAGGtgtcattgaaatttttgcagGAGTGGCAAATCGAGGCATTGAAAACGTTTCTGAAAAAG AAATTAGAGGGACTCAAACCGCAGGATAAAACTCAGGTGACAATGATAGTCATCTGGGTTGTGGAACTATTCATGAACCAAATGGGTGCTCTGAGAGGCGACCACACTTCGCATCTCCATAATCCGCGATATCAAGAACTgcagaaacagtttgataGCTTTTTGGCAATACCGAAAGTTGAG GAGTGCATCCGAATGCACAAAAGCTCGATATACGACTTGATGGCGAGCCATGGAGACAAGGAGAACTTGATTCGCCTGACGATAATGCACCGCAACTACGAGGAAGTAATACGCCAGCATCTGTACAAAAACAACTACATGGAGGCTCTGAACGTTCTGAAAAGTCAGGGGAACAGAGAATTGTTCTATCAATTCGCAGGCACGCTCTTGCAGGAGCTTCCGAAACCCACTGCACTCGCGCTCATCTCTCAAGGCTCGATGCTCAAGCCGTCCAAGCTTCTGCCTGCTCTGGTCTCCTGCAACAACGACGAGAAACAC GCCCAGGAAGTGATTCGCTACCTGGAATTCTGCATCTACAAACAAGGATGCCAGGAGCAGGCGATCCACAATTACCTTCTGTCTCTGTACACACGCTACAAGCCAGACGAGGTGCTGCGATACATCAGTTCCCAAG gtcAAGATATCGGCATGGTTCCGTACGACGTTCATTTTGCACTGCGGCTCTGTCAGGAGGTGAAACTAACCAAGGCCTGTGTCCAGCTATCGGCGCTGCTTGGGCTCTGGACGGCAGCGGTTGACTTGGCGTTGACAATAAGCGTCGATTTGGCCAAGCAGATCGCCTCTATGCCTTCGCAGAACGACGACGAGCTAAGGAAGAAGCTTTGGCTAAAAATAG CTGAGCATGTGGTGAGAGAGCGGGATGATATCAAACAGGCAATGGAGTTTCTGCAGCAGTGCGATTTGGTCAGAATCGAAGACATTCTTCCGTTTTTCTCGGATTTCGTAACCATCGATCATTTCAAAGACGCCATCTGCAACTCTTTACAg GAGTATAATCAACACATCCAAGATCTCAAGGAGGAGATGGAAGAGGGGACCAAGGCAGCGGAGCTGATCAGGAAAGATATACAGTCGTTTAGAAACAG ATGCATTTTCATCCCGGCCAAGGACACCTGCAACACTTGCGATGTTCAGCTGCTGCTCAGGTCGTTTTATGTATTTCCCTGTGGCCACAGATTCCACAGCGATTGTCTTGTCGCCGCCCTCATTCCCATGCTCTCCATGGAGCAGAGAACGAAGCTCGCCGATCTCCAGCGTCAGTTAACCACCGTTTCTGGGAAAGCGGAGGACACAAATTCCATCGGCTCAGTTTCCCTGTCCACCAAAGATCAGATCAAAGCTGACATCGACGATCTTATCGCTTCCGAGTGCATCTACTGCGGAGAGCTGATGATCGA atcGATAGACAAGCCGTTCATCGAGGAGGAAGATTACGAGAGAGTGATGAAAGAGTGGGACTGA